A stretch of Bradyrhizobium sp. CCBAU 53338 DNA encodes these proteins:
- a CDS encoding TonB-dependent receptor → MLSNGRKESRRQECPMLSRHARRGVSVVAVQAALLASPSGVFAQSNSRELPAVTVDAPATVKLKPRKPMRTAATGRNSARPTAERPTSVAATDEQGTGSTRASIDQPAAVVRYQLPQRTFGITAKQADETVNLKDPEDAVKYMPSLFVRKRNDGDNQAVLATRSWGLNSSARTLIYYDDLLISALIGNNNSGASPKWNLISPEAIGRVDFLNGPFAAAYPGNSIGGVLLITSRMPDKPFAVAKETVSVMPWNQYGTKDTYMTSQTSAAAGNRDGKLSWFVSANHLDSYQQPLTYTTFGTVFGVGPANTSGAIGAWNRTGGVANVIGTGALAHSQQTSGNLRVAYDVSPLVQATYSLGIWNNHQTSDPQTYLTSTLNGQPTFGGQGAFANNKYTWDQTHLSNAVSLKSDTRGVFDFDLSASSYNYLQDILLNPFTVTPTGVGYSLNGKITRNDGTNWQNADAKGIWRPSGIDGLHEVSFGIHGDRYRLENPVYLSSVWYATSSTGTGQLFTTGVGETRTGALWLQDAWKIVPNLKLTVGGRLETWRSLDGFNINSNPTATSGIPAAPIPVFVAVPKNQPGLNSTNFSPKASLSYDLSKEWNVTASFGESYRYPTVTELYQNITVAGVATFANPNLKPEQDFTGELNVERKWNDGRVRLTLFKERTNNAIISQTTNVTNSTGGQTPTTTIGNVDAIRMQGIELSVDKDNVLVNGLQVFGSVTYVDSRILSDPTFVSTIGGTTATGKRVPNVPEWRSTVGVTYRPNDNWAYTVAGRYTGKQYATLDNTDTFAHVYQAFDPFLVFDMKIHYKATQNFSFDFGIDNIFNAQYFLFHPFPGRTFVLAGKYSF, encoded by the coding sequence ATGCTGTCGAATGGCCGGAAAGAAAGCCGGCGTCAGGAATGCCCCATGTTATCTCGTCATGCCCGCCGCGGCGTGAGTGTCGTTGCCGTTCAGGCAGCGCTGCTTGCCTCGCCGAGCGGCGTTTTCGCCCAGAGCAACTCAAGGGAGTTGCCCGCGGTGACTGTCGATGCACCCGCGACGGTGAAACTCAAGCCGCGCAAGCCGATGCGGACCGCCGCTACCGGAAGGAATTCGGCCAGGCCGACGGCCGAGCGACCGACCTCGGTCGCTGCGACCGATGAGCAGGGCACGGGCAGCACCCGGGCCTCGATCGATCAGCCAGCGGCGGTGGTACGCTATCAGCTGCCGCAGCGTACGTTCGGCATCACGGCAAAGCAGGCCGACGAGACCGTCAACCTCAAGGATCCCGAGGACGCGGTCAAATACATGCCGAGCCTGTTCGTGCGGAAGCGAAATGACGGCGACAACCAGGCAGTGCTCGCAACGCGAAGCTGGGGCCTGAACTCCAGCGCACGGACGCTGATCTATTACGACGATCTGCTGATCTCGGCGCTGATCGGCAACAACAACTCCGGCGCCTCGCCCAAGTGGAATCTGATCTCGCCCGAGGCGATCGGGCGGGTCGATTTCCTCAACGGTCCGTTTGCGGCCGCCTATCCCGGCAACTCTATCGGCGGCGTCCTGCTGATCACGTCCAGGATGCCGGACAAGCCCTTTGCCGTGGCCAAGGAAACCGTCTCGGTCATGCCGTGGAATCAATACGGCACCAAGGACACCTATATGACGAGCCAGACCAGCGCTGCTGCGGGCAATCGCGACGGCAAGCTGTCCTGGTTCGTCAGCGCTAACCATCTCGACAGTTATCAGCAGCCGCTGACCTACACGACCTTTGGCACCGTGTTTGGCGTCGGCCCCGCAAATACCAGCGGAGCTATCGGCGCGTGGAACAGGACAGGCGGCGTCGCGAATGTCATAGGTACGGGCGCGCTGGCGCATTCACAGCAAACGTCCGGGAATCTGAGAGTTGCCTATGATGTCTCCCCGCTGGTGCAGGCGACTTACTCACTGGGCATCTGGAACAATCACCAGACCTCCGATCCACAGACCTACCTGACGTCGACGTTGAACGGTCAGCCGACCTTTGGCGGCCAAGGTGCGTTTGCGAACAACAAGTACACTTGGGATCAGACGCATTTGAGCAACGCTGTATCGCTCAAAAGCGATACAAGAGGCGTTTTCGATTTCGATCTCTCAGCGTCGAGCTACAACTACCTGCAAGACATTCTCCTCAATCCGTTCACCGTGACCCCGACCGGGGTCGGTTATTCGCTGAACGGCAAAATTACCCGTAACGACGGTACAAACTGGCAGAATGCCGATGCCAAAGGCATCTGGAGGCCGTCCGGTATTGATGGTCTTCACGAGGTCAGCTTCGGTATCCACGGCGACCGGTATCGGCTGGAAAATCCTGTCTATTTGTCCTCGGTCTGGTACGCGACGTCGTCGACCGGCACCGGTCAGCTTTTCACAACTGGCGTAGGCGAAACCCGCACCGGTGCACTTTGGCTGCAGGACGCCTGGAAAATCGTTCCCAATCTGAAGCTGACGGTGGGCGGGCGACTCGAGACCTGGCGCTCACTGGATGGTTTCAATATCAACTCCAATCCGACCGCCACCAGCGGTATCCCGGCGGCGCCGATTCCGGTCTTCGTTGCGGTCCCAAAGAACCAGCCAGGACTCAATTCGACCAACTTCTCTCCGAAAGCCTCGCTCTCCTATGATCTCAGCAAGGAGTGGAACGTCACCGCGAGCTTTGGTGAGTCATATCGCTATCCGACCGTCACCGAATTGTATCAGAACATAACGGTTGCAGGTGTCGCGACGTTCGCCAATCCCAACCTGAAGCCCGAGCAGGACTTCACCGGTGAATTGAACGTTGAGCGGAAATGGAACGATGGCCGCGTCAGGCTGACGCTGTTCAAGGAGAGAACCAACAATGCGATCATCTCGCAAACCACGAACGTGACGAATTCGACGGGCGGTCAGACTCCCACGACGACCATCGGCAACGTCGACGCGATCCGGATGCAGGGCATCGAGCTGTCGGTCGACAAGGATAATGTATTGGTCAATGGGTTGCAGGTATTTGGCAGCGTAACCTACGTCGACTCTCGGATTCTAAGCGATCCGACGTTTGTCAGTACGATCGGTGGCACGACCGCGACGGGCAAGCGCGTGCCCAACGTTCCAGAATGGCGCTCCACGGTCGGGGTTACCTATCGGCCGAACGACAACTGGGCCTATACGGTCGCTGGACGCTACACAGGAAAGCAATATGCGACGCTCGATAACACCGACACCTTTGCACACGTCTATCAGGCCTTCGACCCGTTTTTAGTGTTCGATATGAAGATTCACTACAAGGCGACGCAGAACTTCTCGTTCGATTTCGGCATCGACAACATCTTTAATGCGCAGTACTTCCTGTTCCATCCGTTTCCGGGACGAACTTTCGTTCTCGCCGGCAAGTATTCGTTCTGA
- a CDS encoding globin, with product MSTFPNPIELSFELAASRCADLTPLVYQRLFNAHPETRAMFRSQGSELVMGSMLALTIEAILDFAGERSGHFRLIACEVASHDAYGTPRELFIAFFAVIRDTLCELLGNEWSPSIAQAWDTLLAEIEAFAGTIA from the coding sequence ATGAGCACATTTCCCAATCCAATTGAGCTGAGCTTCGAGCTTGCGGCCTCGCGCTGCGCGGATCTCACGCCCCTCGTTTATCAGCGGCTGTTCAACGCGCATCCCGAAACGCGGGCGATGTTCCGGTCGCAAGGTAGCGAACTCGTGATGGGATCGATGCTTGCTCTGACGATCGAGGCGATCCTCGACTTCGCCGGCGAACGCAGCGGGCATTTCCGCCTGATTGCCTGCGAAGTCGCCTCGCACGACGCCTATGGCACGCCGCGCGAGCTGTTCATCGCCTTCTTCGCCGTCATCAGGGACACACTGTGCGAGCTGCTCGGCAATGAATGGTCGCCGAGCATTGCTCAAGCGTGGGACACGCTGCTCGCGGAGATCGAGGCTTTCGCTGGCACAATAGCCTAG
- a CDS encoding copper chaperone PCu(A)C, whose translation MQKLPTIFALAAFSAVMIAAPVRADDVKVGDLVISQAWSRATPGGAKVAGGFLTIENKGTVPDRLVAVSAEIAGKAEVHEMAMDNGVMKMRPLDKGLVIGPGKTVKLAPGGNHLMLQDLKGSFKEGEKVPVTLEFEKAGKVSISLDVQGVGAQAPGGGGGMMMKKMPDHSGMKM comes from the coding sequence ATGCAAAAGCTTCCAACCATATTCGCGCTCGCGGCGTTCTCGGCTGTTATGATCGCAGCCCCCGTCCGAGCTGACGACGTCAAGGTCGGTGACCTTGTGATCTCGCAGGCCTGGAGCCGGGCGACGCCCGGCGGCGCCAAGGTCGCCGGCGGCTTCCTGACCATCGAGAATAAGGGGACCGTGCCCGACAGGCTCGTGGCTGTGTCGGCGGAGATCGCCGGCAAGGCCGAGGTCCACGAGATGGCGATGGACAACGGCGTGATGAAGATGCGGCCGCTGGACAAGGGCCTCGTCATTGGGCCGGGCAAGACCGTGAAGCTCGCCCCCGGCGGCAATCACCTGATGCTCCAGGATCTGAAGGGCTCGTTCAAGGAGGGCGAGAAGGTGCCTGTGACGCTCGAGTTCGAGAAGGCCGGCAAGGTCTCCATCTCACTCGACGTCCAGGGTGTCGGCGCCCAGGCGCCGGGCGGCGGTGGAGGCATGATGATGAAGAAAATGCCCGATCATTCGGGAATGAAGATGTGA
- a CDS encoding ABC transporter permease, translated as MASSETAAAAGQRTRGLAPFLRSQMRNIAPFLTLICLSAFFAFASPSFATIDNLGNILTQVSVTGIIAVGLTFVILCAEIDLSIASIANVTGIAVAYFTLQESYVNIANIPLPGVVAILLSILLCAALGLVNALGLTVIGIPSFIMTLAMMQIAAGISALLVRGQIAYKVPGLVTTLGSGSIGGIPWIVIVAAVMLLGGHLVLTYTRFGRYVYMVGGNREAAEYSGLNVKLILGSVMIISAVCSGIGGMLGVAHFGSAQQNEFDTYLLDSIAAVVVGGTSLFGGRGGIGNTIVGLFVLGVLNNGLDHVNIDSFLKILIRGVILLVALIINVYAQRLREKAAD; from the coding sequence ATGGCGAGCAGTGAGACGGCAGCAGCGGCGGGGCAGCGCACACGGGGCCTTGCGCCCTTCCTGCGCTCGCAGATGCGCAACATCGCGCCGTTCCTGACGCTGATCTGCCTGTCCGCCTTCTTCGCCTTCGCCAGCCCCTCCTTCGCGACGATCGACAATCTCGGCAACATCCTGACACAGGTGTCGGTGACGGGCATCATCGCCGTCGGCCTGACCTTCGTGATCCTCTGCGCCGAGATCGACCTGTCGATCGCCAGCATCGCCAACGTCACCGGCATCGCGGTCGCCTACTTCACGCTGCAGGAATCCTACGTCAACATCGCCAACATCCCGCTGCCCGGCGTCGTCGCCATCCTGCTGTCGATCCTGCTCTGCGCAGCTCTCGGTCTCGTCAACGCGCTCGGGCTGACGGTGATCGGCATTCCCTCATTCATCATGACGCTGGCGATGATGCAGATCGCGGCCGGCATCTCGGCGCTCCTGGTGCGCGGCCAGATCGCCTACAAGGTGCCTGGTCTCGTCACCACGCTCGGCTCGGGCTCGATCGGCGGTATTCCCTGGATCGTCATCGTCGCGGCGGTCATGCTGCTCGGCGGGCACCTCGTGCTGACCTACACGCGCTTCGGCCGCTACGTCTACATGGTCGGGGGAAATCGCGAGGCGGCCGAATATTCCGGCCTCAACGTCAAGCTCATCTTAGGCAGCGTGATGATCATCTCCGCGGTCTGCTCCGGCATCGGCGGCATGCTCGGCGTCGCTCATTTCGGCAGCGCGCAGCAGAACGAGTTCGACACCTACCTCCTCGACTCCATCGCCGCCGTCGTCGTCGGCGGCACCAGCCTGTTCGGCGGCCGCGGCGGCATCGGCAACACCATCGTCGGCCTGTTCGTGCTCGGTGTCCTCAACAACGGCCTCGACCACGTCAACATCGACAGTTTCCTGAAGATCCTGATCCGCGGCGTGATCCTCCTGGTCGCGCTGATCATCAACGTCTATGCCCAGCGGCTGCGAGAAAAAGCGGCGGACTAG
- a CDS encoding sugar ABC transporter ATP-binding protein codes for MPEGRQPILELQGITKSFGGVEALRGVDFALLPGEIHGLVGENGAGKSTLMKIIAGVHTEFSGRFLIDGKETHFRSARDAHAAGIAMVHQELSVAPDLTVAENVFLGNQPTNALGLVQWRRMAREAGEQLSRFGIDVDPMSRLGDLPIGLQQLIEIARVLFSGARIVILDEPTSALSPPEVERLFATLRRLREEGTAIVFISHFIEDILRVSDTVTVFRNGRKVAETASAATTKGALIEAMIGRGGEALEHSYTDDLMLPRPSDSSVVLKVDQLSLARSLKDVSFEARAGEVLGIYGFMGCGQQELSRILFGKLKPDAGTLIVEGTPKTFASTAAARRAGVALVPESRRAMLFHQEPVFKNISISILDRISSLLLKPAQEREIARRQVEQLQIRPPVVGLDLGMLSGGNQQKVALAKWLTYPPKLLVLCEPTRGMDVGAKNDVINIVRDLRAKGLAIIVLSTEPETVLSLADRILVLKRGAVVREFKNEPVSKDRLLEAA; via the coding sequence ATGCCTGAGGGTCGTCAGCCCATCCTGGAACTCCAGGGCATCACGAAGAGCTTCGGCGGCGTCGAGGCACTTCGTGGTGTCGACTTCGCGCTTCTGCCCGGCGAGATCCACGGTCTCGTCGGCGAGAACGGCGCGGGAAAAAGCACGCTGATGAAGATCATCGCCGGCGTGCACACGGAATTCTCCGGCCGTTTCCTGATCGACGGGAAGGAGACGCATTTTCGCTCCGCACGCGATGCGCACGCGGCCGGCATCGCCATGGTGCATCAGGAGCTCTCCGTCGCGCCCGATCTGACGGTCGCCGAGAACGTCTTCCTCGGCAACCAGCCGACCAACGCCCTTGGCCTGGTGCAATGGCGGCGGATGGCGCGCGAGGCCGGCGAGCAGCTTTCCCGCTTCGGCATCGACGTCGATCCGATGTCACGGCTCGGCGATCTGCCGATCGGGCTCCAGCAGCTGATCGAGATCGCCCGCGTGCTGTTCTCGGGCGCGCGCATCGTCATCCTGGACGAGCCGACTTCCGCCCTCTCCCCGCCGGAGGTCGAGCGGCTGTTCGCGACGCTGCGGCGGCTGCGCGAGGAAGGCACCGCCATCGTCTTCATCTCGCATTTCATCGAGGACATTCTTCGCGTGTCCGACACAGTCACCGTGTTCCGCAATGGCCGGAAGGTCGCGGAGACCGCAAGCGCGGCAACTACCAAGGGCGCGCTGATCGAGGCCATGATCGGCCGCGGCGGCGAGGCGCTCGAGCACAGTTACACCGACGATCTCATGCTGCCGCGGCCAAGCGACAGTTCGGTCGTGCTGAAGGTCGACCAACTGTCACTGGCACGCAGCCTCAAGGACGTCTCCTTCGAGGCCCGCGCCGGCGAGGTGCTCGGCATCTACGGTTTCATGGGCTGCGGCCAGCAGGAGCTGTCGCGCATCCTGTTCGGCAAGCTCAAGCCTGACGCCGGCACGCTGATCGTCGAGGGCACGCCAAAGACCTTCGCCAGCACGGCAGCGGCGCGGCGCGCGGGCGTGGCGCTGGTGCCGGAGAGCCGGCGCGCCATGCTGTTCCACCAGGAGCCGGTCTTCAAGAACATCTCGATCAGCATCCTGGACCGCATCTCCTCGCTGCTGCTCAAGCCGGCGCAGGAGCGCGAGATTGCGCGGCGCCAGGTCGAGCAATTGCAGATCAGGCCGCCGGTCGTCGGCCTCGACCTCGGCATGCTCTCCGGCGGCAACCAGCAGAAGGTCGCGCTGGCAAAATGGTTGACCTATCCGCCCAAGCTGCTGGTGCTGTGCGAGCCGACGCGCGGCATGGATGTCGGCGCCAAGAACGACGTCATCAACATCGTCCGCGACCTCCGCGCCAAGGGGCTCGCAATCATCGTGCTGTCGACCGAGCCGGAAACGGTGCTGTCGCTGGCCGACCGCATCCTCGTGCTCAAGCGCGGCGCGGTGGTGCGGGAGTTCAAGAACGAGCCGGTCAGCAAAGACCGCCTGCTGGAGGCGGCGTGA
- a CDS encoding sugar ABC transporter substrate-binding protein has protein sequence MSGTKDFSTTRRDLLQAAATAGAATAILGSMGINPALAAEVGRSEKPLKAAFSNAGLQATWCAQGKQAAEFWGKLFNVEVTWFDGQLDAVKQRAAIDNMASQKWDFVAIQAFGIGTLTQPVQKMIDAGTPVIDMDTLIAPLDQINVHSFLAPDNEFMGASVTQALCNAMGGKGKIIMTQGALGHTGAQGRAKGFNSVVKQFPGIEVLDTQPADWDVSKTARLWETYLTKYPQIDAAFFHNDDMALAAANIMKAHNRTNILIGGVDAMPPAIQAVSEGRMFATVRNPSCRIHGGAIIAGVAAVVGGEKSGQGIPKNVVTDGPVVTKANAAGMQWMEDHFLI, from the coding sequence ATGTCCGGGACGAAAGATTTCTCGACGACGAGGCGCGATCTTCTTCAGGCGGCAGCGACCGCCGGCGCCGCGACTGCCATCCTCGGCAGTATGGGCATAAACCCAGCATTGGCAGCCGAAGTTGGACGATCAGAGAAGCCGCTGAAGGCGGCGTTCTCCAACGCAGGCCTTCAGGCGACCTGGTGCGCCCAGGGCAAGCAGGCCGCGGAATTCTGGGGCAAGCTGTTCAACGTGGAAGTGACCTGGTTCGACGGGCAGCTCGACGCCGTGAAGCAGCGCGCCGCGATCGACAACATGGCCTCGCAGAAATGGGATTTCGTGGCGATCCAGGCCTTTGGCATCGGCACCCTCACCCAGCCCGTGCAGAAGATGATCGACGCCGGCACGCCCGTCATCGACATGGACACGCTGATTGCTCCTCTTGATCAAATCAACGTCCACTCCTTCCTTGCCCCCGACAACGAGTTCATGGGCGCCTCGGTGACGCAGGCGCTGTGCAACGCCATGGGCGGCAAGGGCAAGATCATCATGACGCAAGGAGCCCTCGGCCACACCGGCGCACAGGGCCGTGCCAAGGGCTTCAACTCGGTGGTCAAGCAATTCCCCGGGATCGAGGTGCTCGACACCCAGCCAGCCGACTGGGACGTCTCCAAGACCGCGCGGCTCTGGGAAACGTACCTCACCAAGTACCCGCAGATCGACGCGGCGTTCTTCCACAATGACGACATGGCGCTCGCGGCCGCCAACATCATGAAGGCGCACAACCGCACCAACATCCTGATCGGTGGCGTGGACGCGATGCCGCCGGCGATCCAGGCGGTGAGCGAGGGCCGGATGTTCGCGACGGTGCGCAACCCGTCCTGCCGTATCCATGGCGGCGCGATCATCGCGGGTGTCGCGGCCGTGGTCGGCGGCGAGAAGAGCGGCCAGGGCATCCCCAAGAACGTGGTCACCGACGGCCCCGTCGTGACCAAGGCCAACGCCGCAGGCATGCAGTGGATGGAAGATCACTTCCTGATCTGA
- a CDS encoding YcnI family protein — translation MSKTPRLILMAALAASPAAAHVYLEGKQATVGASYKAVFAVPHGCAGSPTVKIRVQIPEGVIAAKPMPKAGWNVDVVEGQYAKAYDYHGNKLTSGVKEVVWSGGKLPDQNYDEFVVSSFLTDTLKPNTTLYFPVVQECEKGISRWIEIPADGAGHSHEEKSPAPGVKLLPKP, via the coding sequence ATGTCGAAGACACCCCGGCTGATCCTGATGGCCGCGCTCGCCGCATCGCCTGCGGCGGCCCACGTTTATCTGGAAGGCAAGCAGGCCACCGTCGGTGCGTCCTACAAGGCCGTCTTCGCCGTGCCGCACGGCTGTGCCGGGTCGCCCACGGTCAAGATCCGCGTGCAGATCCCTGAGGGCGTCATCGCGGCAAAGCCGATGCCGAAGGCCGGCTGGAATGTCGATGTCGTCGAAGGGCAGTATGCCAAAGCCTACGACTATCACGGCAACAAGCTGACCTCGGGGGTGAAGGAAGTGGTCTGGTCCGGAGGCAAGCTGCCGGACCAGAATTACGACGAGTTCGTGGTCAGCAGCTTCCTCACCGACACGTTGAAGCCGAACACCACGCTGTATTTCCCTGTCGTGCAGGAATGCGAAAAGGGCATCAGCCGCTGGATCGAAATCCCGGCGGACGGGGCAGGGCATTCGCACGAGGAGAAGTCGCCGGCGCCTGGCGTAAAACTGCTGCCCAAGCCGTAA
- a CDS encoding DUF2946 family protein: protein MRARLQKFLPVVLLALVMQVLAPIAACWAAGQVVADPLSAAVICHNVSDQGTPNDQNGAPAAHAGACALCCLAQANASFDSPSHATLSIPLRYAERVVWHEADASTLAAYKGSSAQARGPPQFS, encoded by the coding sequence ATGCGCGCTCGGCTGCAAAAATTCTTACCGGTTGTCCTGCTCGCGTTGGTGATGCAGGTGCTGGCGCCGATTGCCGCCTGCTGGGCTGCCGGGCAGGTCGTTGCCGATCCGCTATCTGCCGCTGTCATTTGCCATAACGTCAGCGACCAGGGTACGCCGAACGATCAGAACGGCGCGCCGGCGGCGCATGCTGGTGCCTGCGCGCTGTGTTGCCTGGCACAGGCCAATGCGTCCTTTGATTCGCCGTCGCATGCGACTCTGTCCATCCCCCTTCGCTATGCCGAGCGCGTGGTGTGGCACGAGGCGGATGCGTCCACTCTCGCTGCTTACAAGGGCTCGAGCGCCCAGGCGCGGGGACCTCCCCAGTTTTCCTGA
- a CDS encoding copper resistance CopC/CopD family protein, with protein MRLLAALVILLLVAGYSTGASAHAALISVEPASGSILPSAPKTVELRFNEAVTPGAIQLIDGAGRARDDARVTASGESISMAMPPGLPQGTAVVSYRVISQDGHPVAGSVIFSVGAPTATQPPANADGRLNALILMSRIGLYLGLFVGVGGVFFGRWIAWSMTGMGAPRAALLVGLPSAVVSLGVLGLDLLGLPPAAILTKSPWAIAFATSAGPSLLVAIAAMLLALMALSRAWHARALAAIAFAGVGLSLAMTGHAATASPEMLTRPAVFVHGLAVAFWIGALAPLAALLSKPTPALLPLLNRFSRIAMPVVAVLALTGLTLAIMQLEKPRALVETSYGLILSVKLALVLFLLALAALNRYRLTPALATDQEAAPALKRSILLECGAALGIFALVAGWRFTPPPRTIVPETPLAIHIHTDKAMFQVLVSPGKVGVDDFVLQLMTGEATPLKTKEATLTLSLPERGIEPMERAAELGPDGYWHVRKMELPFAGRWHVRIDALVTDFEKITLEDDLEVAPP; from the coding sequence ATGCGTCTTCTCGCCGCGCTCGTGATATTGCTCCTCGTTGCCGGCTACTCGACCGGAGCGTCGGCACATGCAGCGCTGATCTCGGTTGAGCCGGCGAGCGGCAGCATCCTTCCGAGCGCGCCGAAGACGGTCGAGTTGCGCTTCAACGAGGCGGTGACCCCAGGTGCGATCCAGTTGATCGACGGCGCGGGCCGAGCGCGCGACGATGCGCGCGTCACGGCATCGGGCGAGAGCATTTCGATGGCGATGCCGCCGGGCCTTCCGCAGGGCACGGCGGTTGTGAGCTATCGGGTGATCTCGCAGGATGGTCACCCCGTAGCGGGATCGGTGATCTTTTCGGTCGGCGCGCCGACCGCCACGCAACCTCCGGCCAATGCGGACGGTAGGTTGAACGCGCTGATCTTGATGTCGCGGATCGGGCTCTATCTCGGGCTGTTTGTCGGTGTCGGGGGCGTATTCTTTGGCCGCTGGATTGCGTGGTCCATGACGGGCATGGGCGCGCCGCGCGCCGCGCTGCTTGTCGGTCTTCCGAGCGCCGTTGTCTCGCTTGGCGTGCTGGGTCTCGATCTCCTTGGTCTCCCGCCCGCAGCGATTCTGACAAAGTCTCCCTGGGCCATCGCATTCGCAACCAGTGCAGGTCCCTCGTTGCTGGTCGCCATCGCGGCGATGCTGCTCGCGCTGATGGCTCTATCGCGAGCGTGGCATGCGCGCGCTCTCGCGGCCATCGCCTTCGCCGGCGTTGGGCTATCGCTCGCGATGACTGGGCACGCCGCAACGGCATCGCCCGAGATGCTGACGCGACCGGCGGTCTTCGTCCATGGCCTCGCTGTCGCCTTCTGGATCGGTGCGCTGGCGCCGCTTGCGGCGCTGCTGTCGAAGCCGACGCCGGCGCTGCTGCCGCTCCTGAACCGCTTCTCGCGCATCGCCATGCCGGTGGTCGCCGTGCTGGCGCTGACCGGCCTTACGCTTGCGATCATGCAGCTTGAGAAACCAAGGGCTTTGGTCGAAACCAGCTATGGTCTCATTCTCTCAGTCAAGCTGGCGTTGGTGCTGTTCCTCCTAGCGCTCGCGGCTCTCAATCGTTACAGGCTGACACCGGCGCTGGCGACGGATCAAGAAGCGGCGCCCGCGCTCAAACGTTCGATCCTGCTCGAATGCGGGGCTGCGCTCGGCATCTTCGCCCTCGTCGCCGGCTGGCGCTTCACGCCGCCGCCGCGGACGATCGTCCCGGAAACGCCGCTGGCGATCCACATCCATACCGACAAGGCGATGTTCCAGGTGCTGGTGTCCCCGGGGAAGGTGGGCGTGGACGATTTCGTGCTCCAGCTCATGACCGGCGAAGCGACGCCGCTGAAGACCAAGGAGGCGACACTGACGCTGAGCCTGCCGGAGCGTGGCATCGAGCCGATGGAGCGCGCTGCCGAGCTCGGGCCTGACGGCTATTGGCATGTGCGCAAGATGGAGCTGCCCTTCGCCGGCCGTTGGCATGTGCGGATCGATGCGCTGGTGACCGATTTCGAGAAGATCACGCTCGAGGACGACCTTGAGGTCGCACCGCCTTAA
- the proS gene encoding proline--tRNA ligase, with protein sequence MRLSRFFLPILKENPKEAEIVSHRLMLRAGMIRQEAAGIYAWLPLGFRVLKKIEQIVREEQDRSGALELLMPTLQLADLWRESGRYDAYGPEMLRIADRHKRELLYGPTNEEMITEIFRAYVKSYKNLPLNLYHIQWKFRDEQRPRFGVMRGREFLMKDAYSFDLNEAAARVAYNKMFVAYLRTFARMGLKAIPMRAETGPIGGDLSHEFIVLAETGESGVFINRDVLDLPVPGEDVDYDGDLTPIIKQWTSVYAATEDVHDAARFEQEVPEDKRVNTRGIEVGQIFYFGTKYSEPMKAMVAGPDGVDVPIHGGSYGVGVSRLLGAIIEACHDDAGIKWPEAVAPFRVAILNLKQGDAAVDGACEKLYAELTAKGADVLYDDTDQRAGAKFAAADLIGIPWQIMIGPKGLADGKVEIKKRSDGSRETMSPADAVARLVG encoded by the coding sequence ATGCGGTTGTCGCGGTTCTTTCTGCCCATTCTGAAGGAAAATCCGAAAGAGGCGGAGATCGTCTCGCATCGCCTGATGCTGCGTGCTGGCATGATCAGGCAGGAGGCTGCGGGTATCTATGCGTGGTTGCCGCTCGGCTTCCGGGTGCTGAAGAAGATCGAGCAGATCGTGCGCGAGGAGCAGGACCGCTCCGGCGCGCTGGAACTGCTGATGCCGACGCTCCAGCTCGCCGACCTCTGGCGTGAGAGCGGCCGTTACGACGCCTATGGCCCGGAGATGCTGCGCATCGCCGACCGCCACAAGCGCGAGCTGCTGTACGGACCGACCAACGAGGAGATGATCACCGAGATCTTCCGCGCCTACGTGAAGTCCTACAAGAACCTGCCGCTGAATCTCTATCATATTCAATGGAAATTCCGCGACGAGCAGCGTCCGCGTTTCGGCGTGATGCGCGGCCGCGAGTTCCTGATGAAGGACGCTTACTCCTTCGACCTCAACGAGGCCGCCGCGCGCGTCGCCTACAACAAGATGTTCGTCGCCTATCTGCGCACCTTCGCGCGGATGGGGCTGAAGGCGATTCCGATGCGGGCCGAGACCGGCCCGATCGGCGGCGATCTCAGCCACGAATTCATCGTGCTCGCCGAAACCGGCGAATCCGGCGTGTTCATCAATCGCGACGTGCTGGACCTGCCGGTGCCGGGCGAGGACGTCGACTATGACGGTGATCTGACCCCGATCATCAAGCAGTGGACCTCGGTCTATGCTGCGACGGAAGACGTTCATGACGCAGCGCGCTTCGAGCAGGAAGTGCCTGAGGACAAGCGCGTGAACACGCGCGGCATCGAGGTCGGCCAGATCTTCTATTTCGGCACGAAGTATTCCGAGCCGATGAAGGCGATGGTGGCGGGCCCCGACGGCGTCGACGTGCCGATCCATGGCGGCTCCTATGGCGTCGGCGTCTCGCGCCTGCTCGGCGCCATCATCGAGGCCTGCCATGACGATGCCGGCATCAAATGGCCGGAGGCGGTGGCGCCGTTCCGGGTCGCGATTCTCAACCTCAAGCAGGGCGATGCGGCGGTCGATGGGGCCTGCGAGAAGCTCTATGCCGAACTGACCGCCAAGGGCGCCGATGTGCTCTACGACGACACCGACCAGCGCGCCGGCGCCAAATTCGCCGCCGCCGACCTGATCGGCATCCCCTGGCAGATCATGATCGGGCCGAAGGGGCTGGCCGACGGCAAGGTCGAGATCAAGAAACGCAGTGACGGCTCCCGCGAGACAATGTCGCCTGCGGACGCGGTCGCGCGGCTGGTCGGCTGA